One Actinospica robiniae DSM 44927 genomic region harbors:
- a CDS encoding D-alanine--D-alanine ligase family protein, producing the protein MSDPIAVPAHSATDVKVRVAVVFGGRSSEHAISCVTAGSVLKVLDPQRYEVVPVGISTDGRWVLADGIADQLAITDGALPPRLDETSGALVTMAPDPTARELTVHEPGAVPKVLGDVDVVLPLLHGPYGEDGTLQGLLELAGIPYVGSGVLSSAVSMDKDVMKRLLAASGLPVGPYVSLRAAQWDQDPAAVRQAVAELDYPVFVKPARGGSSNGISKVHGPEQLGAAIEAARAHDPKLVIEGMLRGREIEVGVLAGIHGARPEASLPAEIKVHEGHEFYDFEAKYLDGTTDIDLPARLTESQLAEIRELAVAAFLALECEGLARVDFFLLDEGGFVVNEVNTMPGFTPTSMFPQMWAATGVAYGELVDRLLTEALTRPAGLR; encoded by the coding sequence ATGAGCGACCCGATTGCCGTTCCCGCCCACTCCGCCACCGATGTCAAGGTGCGTGTCGCCGTCGTGTTCGGCGGCCGCTCCAGCGAACACGCCATCTCCTGCGTCACCGCCGGCAGCGTGCTGAAGGTCCTCGATCCGCAGCGCTACGAGGTCGTGCCGGTCGGGATCTCCACCGACGGCCGCTGGGTGCTCGCGGATGGGATCGCCGACCAGCTCGCGATCACCGACGGCGCGCTGCCGCCGCGGCTGGACGAGACCAGCGGCGCGCTGGTGACCATGGCGCCGGACCCGACCGCGCGTGAGCTGACGGTGCACGAGCCGGGCGCGGTGCCCAAGGTCCTCGGCGACGTGGACGTGGTGCTGCCGCTGCTGCACGGGCCGTACGGCGAGGACGGCACGCTGCAGGGGCTGCTCGAGCTCGCCGGGATCCCCTACGTGGGCTCCGGGGTGCTCTCCTCAGCGGTGTCGATGGACAAGGACGTGATGAAGCGCCTGCTGGCGGCCTCGGGGCTGCCGGTCGGGCCGTACGTGTCGCTGCGCGCGGCGCAGTGGGACCAGGACCCGGCGGCGGTGCGCCAGGCGGTCGCAGAGCTCGACTACCCGGTGTTCGTCAAGCCGGCCCGCGGCGGGTCGTCCAACGGCATCTCGAAGGTGCACGGGCCGGAGCAGCTCGGCGCCGCGATCGAGGCGGCGCGGGCGCACGATCCGAAGCTGGTGATCGAGGGCATGCTGCGCGGCCGGGAGATCGAGGTCGGCGTGCTGGCCGGGATCCACGGCGCGCGGCCGGAGGCCTCGCTGCCGGCCGAGATCAAGGTGCACGAGGGCCACGAGTTCTACGACTTCGAGGCCAAGTACCTGGACGGCACCACCGACATCGACCTGCCCGCGCGGCTCACCGAGTCGCAGCTGGCTGAGATCCGCGAGCTGGCGGTGGCGGCGTTCCTCGCGCTCGAGTGCGAAGGGCTGGCCCGGGTGGACTTCTTCCTGCTGGACGAGGGCGGCTTCGTGGTCAACGAGGTGAACACGATGCCCGGGTTCACCCCGACCTCGATGTTCCCGCAGATGTGGGCGGCCACCGGGGTGGCCTACGGCGAACTGGTGGACCGGTTGCTGACCGAGGCGCTGACGCGTCCGGCCGGGTTGCGCTGA
- a CDS encoding DUF3515 family protein, whose translation MNKLRVLLPTAAVVAASVAGAVAWLVLSADSAVAVTPPKADAKTEAACATLQRHLPATVDGQKRDTTSPDSPLTAAWGSSPIVLTCGIGEPAVLASGTKQYDPNAQAVYSAGVSWLVVPGSDGYAFVAIYRSVYVEVFVPKSYNLAATQAPTMDAPTDLSPAVVAGTTRNDGRPGADDAPA comes from the coding sequence GTGAACAAGCTCAGAGTCCTTCTTCCCACCGCCGCGGTGGTGGCCGCCAGCGTCGCCGGAGCCGTGGCCTGGCTGGTGCTCAGCGCGGACAGCGCGGTCGCGGTCACCCCGCCGAAGGCCGACGCGAAGACCGAGGCCGCCTGCGCGACCCTGCAGCGCCACCTGCCCGCCACCGTGGACGGGCAGAAGCGCGACACCACCTCCCCCGACTCCCCGCTCACCGCCGCCTGGGGCTCCAGCCCGATCGTGCTCACCTGCGGCATCGGCGAACCGGCCGTCCTGGCCTCCGGCACCAAGCAGTACGACCCCAACGCCCAGGCCGTCTACAGCGCCGGCGTCTCCTGGCTGGTCGTGCCCGGCTCCGACGGCTACGCCTTCGTGGCGATCTACCGCTCCGTGTACGTCGAGGTGTTCGTGCCGAAGTCCTACAACCTCGCCGCGACCCAGGCGCCCACCATGGACGCGCCGACCGACCTCTCCCCCGCCGTCGTCGCCGGCACCACCCGCAACGACGGCCGCCCCGGCGCCGACGACGCCCCCGCGTAA
- a CDS encoding Lrp/AsnC ligand binding domain-containing protein, which yields MVQAYILVQTEVGRAAAVAGQITELPGVLSAEDVTGPYDVIVRTEAETMDDLGRLIVARIQVIEGITRTLTCPVVNLG from the coding sequence GTGGTTCAGGCCTACATCCTCGTACAGACCGAAGTCGGCCGCGCCGCCGCGGTGGCCGGCCAGATCACCGAGCTGCCCGGGGTACTGTCCGCTGAGGACGTGACCGGTCCCTATGATGTGATCGTGCGCACCGAAGCCGAGACCATGGACGACCTGGGCCGGCTCATCGTCGCCCGGATCCAGGTCATCGAGGGCATCACCCGGACCCTGACGTGCCCGGTGGTCAACCTCGGGTGA
- a CDS encoding thiamine-phosphate kinase — protein sequence MSEVEAGRGDLTGDSTLGQIGEFGLIDRVARRAEQGPAVMLGPGDDAAVIAAADGRVVASTDLLVEGRHFRRDWSSAYQIGRKAAAQNLADIAAMGAVGTALLVGLVAPADLPLSWARDLAAGLADEAALVDASVAGGDTVRADTLMLAVTALGDLAGRPPVLRSGARPGDVVAFAGELGWSACGLELLRREIDGPKLALARHRSPQPPYQQGPAAAQAGATAMLDVSDGLLADLGHIAEESGVAVDLDPEAFPLDPQLRETAAQLGLDPLSWILTGGEDHALAATFPPEATLPAGWTVVGRVHERAADDAPLVTVSGRTWAGAAGWDHFS from the coding sequence GTGAGCGAGGTAGAGGCGGGGCGGGGTGATTTGACCGGTGACTCCACATTAGGCCAGATCGGTGAATTCGGCCTGATCGACCGAGTGGCGCGGCGGGCGGAGCAGGGTCCGGCGGTAATGCTCGGCCCGGGCGACGACGCGGCGGTGATCGCGGCGGCGGACGGGCGCGTGGTGGCCAGCACCGATCTGCTCGTGGAGGGCCGCCACTTCCGCCGGGACTGGTCCAGCGCGTACCAGATCGGGCGCAAGGCCGCTGCGCAGAACCTGGCCGACATCGCCGCCATGGGCGCGGTCGGCACGGCGCTGCTGGTGGGCCTGGTCGCGCCCGCCGACCTGCCGCTGAGCTGGGCCAGGGACCTGGCCGCGGGGCTCGCGGACGAGGCCGCGCTGGTGGACGCCTCGGTGGCCGGCGGCGACACCGTGCGCGCGGACACGCTCATGCTGGCCGTCACCGCCCTCGGCGACCTGGCCGGACGGCCGCCGGTGCTGCGCTCGGGCGCTCGGCCGGGCGACGTCGTGGCCTTCGCCGGGGAGCTGGGCTGGAGCGCGTGCGGCTTGGAGCTGCTGCGCCGGGAGATCGACGGCCCGAAGCTCGCCTTGGCCCGGCACCGCAGCCCTCAGCCCCCCTACCAGCAAGGTCCGGCGGCCGCTCAGGCGGGCGCGACGGCCATGCTGGACGTGAGTGACGGCCTGCTCGCCGACCTCGGGCACATCGCCGAGGAGAGCGGCGTGGCCGTCGATCTGGACCCCGAGGCCTTCCCGCTGGACCCGCAGCTGCGCGAGACGGCCGCGCAGCTCGGCCTCGACCCGCTCTCCTGGATCCTGACCGGCGGCGAGGACCACGCGCTGGCCGCGACCTTCCCGCCGGAGGCCACGCTCCCGGCTGGGTGGACCGTGGTCGGCCGGGTGCACGAACGTGCCGCCGACGACGCGCCGCTGGTGACGGTGAGTGGCCGAACCTGGGCCGGAGCAGCCGGCTGGGACCACTTCTCGTGA
- the thiD gene encoding bifunctional hydroxymethylpyrimidine kinase/phosphomethylpyrimidine kinase has translation MTRPGAGTARPRVLTIAGSDSGGGAGIQADLKTVQALGGHGMSAIILVTAQNSLGVSGSWPLPPAAIEAQFRACVDDIGVDAIKTGALGDERTVRLVAELLGTVGGHVPVVVDPVALSKHGDTLLAGQARTALLAELLPRTTVFTPNLDEAAWLLGRPVPDRAAMCEAARDLLAHGPRWILLKGGHLADDAAADLLTDGESEHWFVAERIPNRHTHGTGCTYASSVATFLGTGVPVPEAVQRAKDYVTEAIALGYPLGAGIGPVGHPGAR, from the coding sequence GTGACCCGGCCCGGTGCGGGCACCGCCCGACCCAGGGTCCTGACGATCGCGGGCTCGGACTCCGGCGGCGGGGCAGGCATCCAGGCGGATCTGAAGACCGTTCAGGCGCTCGGCGGGCACGGAATGAGCGCGATCATACTTGTCACCGCGCAGAACTCACTGGGCGTCAGCGGATCCTGGCCGCTCCCGCCGGCGGCGATCGAGGCACAGTTCCGCGCGTGCGTCGACGACATCGGCGTGGACGCGATCAAAACCGGCGCGCTCGGCGACGAGCGGACCGTACGGCTCGTCGCGGAGCTGCTGGGCACGGTCGGCGGGCACGTCCCGGTCGTGGTGGATCCGGTCGCGCTCTCCAAGCACGGCGACACCCTGCTGGCCGGCCAGGCGCGCACGGCGCTCTTGGCGGAGCTGCTGCCCCGCACGACGGTCTTCACGCCCAATCTCGACGAAGCCGCCTGGCTGCTCGGCCGGCCTGTGCCCGACCGCGCGGCCATGTGCGAGGCGGCTCGCGACCTGCTCGCCCACGGTCCGCGCTGGATCCTGCTCAAGGGCGGCCACCTCGCTGACGACGCCGCGGCCGACCTGCTCACCGACGGCGAATCCGAGCACTGGTTCGTCGCCGAACGCATCCCCAACCGGCACACGCACGGCACCGGCTGCACGTACGCCAGCTCCGTCGCCACGTTCCTGGGCACCGGAGTACCGGTGCCGGAGGCCGTCCAGCGCGCGAAGGACTACGTCACCGAGGCCATCGCGCTCGGATATCCGCTCGGCGCGGGGATCGGACCGGTCGGGCATCCCGGCGCGCGCTGA
- a CDS encoding SigE family RNA polymerase sigma factor, with protein MDGIPMPPHLPDWDFAEHMATRTPWLRRVAYLLCQDWDQADDLAQISMTRLYAHWPRDRTFQNLDGHLRAILVDTFISETRRPWWKRIVSPGHVAEDLAVETPDLDVSLSLRDAFATLPPRQRAALVLRYYCDLTVKQTAAELNCSQSRVKSHTSRAIASLCALLEIEGGVSA; from the coding sequence ATGGACGGGATCCCGATGCCACCGCACCTACCTGACTGGGACTTCGCCGAGCACATGGCCACGCGCACGCCCTGGCTGCGGCGCGTCGCCTATCTGCTGTGCCAGGACTGGGACCAGGCCGACGACCTGGCGCAGATCTCGATGACGAGGCTCTACGCGCACTGGCCGCGGGACCGTACGTTCCAGAATCTGGACGGCCACCTGCGCGCCATCCTCGTCGACACCTTCATCTCCGAGACGCGCCGCCCCTGGTGGAAGCGCATCGTCTCCCCCGGGCACGTCGCCGAGGACCTCGCGGTCGAGACACCCGACCTGGACGTCTCGCTCAGCCTGCGCGATGCCTTCGCCACCCTGCCGCCGCGGCAGCGCGCCGCGCTCGTGCTGCGCTACTACTGCGATCTGACGGTGAAACAGACCGCGGCCGAACTCAACTGCTCCCAGAGCAGGGTCAAGTCCCACACCTCCCGCGCAATCGCGTCGCTGTGCGCGCTGCTCGAGATCGAAGGCGGGGTGTCAGCGTGA
- the rpmB gene encoding 50S ribosomal protein L28: protein MAANCDVCGKGPGFGMNVSHSHRRTKRRFNPNIQNIRTTLPNGTPKRQNVCTKCLKAGKVTR, encoded by the coding sequence GTGGCTGCCAACTGTGACGTCTGCGGCAAGGGTCCGGGTTTCGGCATGAACGTGTCGCACTCGCACCGTCGCACCAAGCGTCGGTTCAACCCGAACATCCAGAACATCCGCACGACGCTGCCGAACGGCACGCCGAAGCGGCAGAACGTCTGCACCAAGTGCCTGAAGGCCGGCAAGGTCACTCGCTGA
- a CDS encoding DAK2 domain-containing protein — MGNPAQEGRAVLEAVDGSAVRAWARACLAALGRAREEIDALNVFPVPDGDTGTNLYLTFDAACERLDALERSADAGAAGAAATLGALADGALEAAHGNSGAILAQLLRGLADELAATARVGGFVDPGVLAAALARADEAARGAVSRPVEGTMLSVARAAAEAARELVRRSTDADAPPPAFAAVAEAARQAAAAALRETQSQLPALTAAGVVDAGGRGVCVFLDVLAALVGGYDPRRLEPARRSLLRPMRPPKSSSGRPSVGRSEGSGGQGPGLELVFLIDTESVDALRAELERICAADGGDSLVIAGGSGRYRVHVHLHQPGPAIEAALDHGRPRDLRVTALTECLDHGGTPRPAPRSGRVVLAAAAGPGIAALFAEAGALPLTGPDDRPPTSAQLSRAVLDAGVREVVIVTSDPDGLAGAFAAADQAERDLPGVRVAVIPSKAAVQAVAALAVHEPGRRFDADVVAMTAAAGATRYGALRLAEDDAWTMAGVVAAGDVLGFIEDDVAVIADSVLEAALGVVDRMVSAGGEMVTLVAGAGLGLPTARLVDAVTSRVLARRPEMDVVAYDGGQTDWPLLIGVE, encoded by the coding sequence GTGGGAAATCCCGCTCAGGAAGGGCGCGCCGTGCTCGAAGCCGTCGACGGATCCGCGGTGCGCGCCTGGGCCCGGGCCTGCCTGGCCGCGCTCGGCAGGGCGCGCGAGGAGATCGACGCCCTCAACGTCTTCCCGGTGCCCGATGGCGACACCGGCACCAACCTCTACCTCACCTTCGACGCCGCGTGTGAGCGGCTCGACGCGCTCGAGCGCTCCGCCGACGCGGGGGCGGCGGGCGCGGCGGCGACGCTGGGCGCGCTGGCGGACGGAGCGCTGGAGGCCGCGCACGGCAACTCCGGCGCGATCCTGGCCCAGTTGCTGCGCGGGCTGGCGGACGAGCTGGCCGCGACTGCCCGGGTCGGCGGCTTCGTCGACCCCGGCGTGCTCGCCGCCGCACTGGCCCGGGCGGACGAGGCGGCCCGCGGCGCCGTCTCCCGGCCGGTCGAGGGCACGATGCTCTCGGTCGCCCGGGCCGCCGCCGAAGCCGCCCGCGAGCTGGTGCGCCGCAGCACCGACGCCGACGCGCCGCCGCCCGCGTTCGCCGCGGTGGCCGAGGCCGCCCGGCAGGCCGCCGCGGCCGCGCTGCGTGAGACCCAGAGCCAGCTGCCCGCGCTGACCGCCGCGGGCGTGGTCGACGCCGGCGGCCGCGGTGTCTGCGTGTTCCTGGACGTGCTCGCCGCGCTGGTCGGCGGGTACGACCCGCGCCGGCTCGAGCCCGCACGGCGTTCGCTGCTGCGCCCGATGCGCCCGCCCAAGTCGTCGTCGGGCCGGCCCTCGGTGGGCCGGTCCGAGGGCTCCGGCGGGCAGGGTCCGGGGCTGGAGCTGGTCTTCCTGATCGACACCGAGTCGGTGGACGCGCTGCGGGCCGAGCTGGAGCGGATCTGCGCGGCCGACGGCGGCGACTCCCTGGTCATAGCGGGCGGTTCCGGCCGCTACCGCGTGCACGTCCACCTGCATCAGCCGGGCCCGGCGATCGAGGCCGCGCTCGACCACGGCCGTCCGCGCGACCTGCGGGTGACCGCGCTGACCGAGTGCCTCGACCACGGCGGCACCCCGCGCCCGGCGCCGCGCTCCGGCCGGGTGGTGCTGGCCGCGGCCGCCGGCCCGGGCATCGCCGCCCTGTTCGCCGAGGCCGGCGCGCTGCCGCTGACCGGCCCGGACGACCGTCCGCCGACCAGCGCGCAGCTGAGCCGGGCGGTGCTGGACGCGGGCGTGCGCGAGGTGGTCATCGTGACCTCCGACCCCGACGGCCTGGCCGGCGCCTTCGCCGCGGCCGACCAGGCCGAGCGCGACCTGCCCGGGGTGCGGGTCGCGGTGATCCCGAGCAAGGCGGCCGTGCAGGCCGTGGCCGCGCTCGCGGTGCACGAGCCGGGCCGCCGCTTCGACGCCGACGTGGTCGCGATGACCGCGGCGGCCGGCGCCACCCGCTACGGTGCGCTGCGGCTGGCCGAGGACGACGCCTGGACGATGGCCGGCGTGGTCGCGGCCGGAGACGTGCTCGGCTTCATCGAGGACGACGTCGCGGTGATCGCGGACTCCGTGCTGGAGGCCGCGCTGGGCGTGGTGGACCGGATGGTGTCGGCGGGCGGTGAGATGGTGACCTTGGTGGCCGGCGCGGGCCTCGGGCTGCCCACCGCGCGGCTCGTGGACGCCGTCACCAGCCGGGTGCTCGCCCGCAGGCCGGAGATGGACGTGGTCGCCTACGACGGCGGGCAGACGGACTGGCCGCTGCTGATCGGGGTCGAGTAG
- the recG gene encoding ATP-dependent DNA helicase RecG — translation MSVAGTGAADPLGLPLAGVVGDRTAKVLVKELRLATLGDLLRYYPRRYYERGEFSDLSRVQLDEEITVQAEVAKVTKHPGPGRRPPRVEVEITDGRGSLQLTFFNSWVADRELRPGKSGLFAGKVGSFRGRPQVVQPEYYLYDADEDEGKAAEEFAKPRPVYPATAKLPTWTIERCVRVVLDSLPQLEDPLPAALRKQFRLMDLRTAFERVHRPDEVAETFPAKERLKWDEALPLQIVLAKRRLASLGETAAARESRPGGVLERFDQRLPFTLTAGQQAVCAEIEQDLAQTHPMHRLLQGEVGSGKTIVALRAMLTVVDGGGQAVLLAPTEVLAQQHHRSITQMLGSIARPGQLDGDPDGTKVALLTGSQGAKERKANLLDAAGGDAGIVVGTHAVIQEHVQFQDLGLVVVDEQHRFGVEQRDALRAKGSVPPHLLVMTATPIPRTVAMTVFGDLETSVLAELPGGRSPISTHVVPALEKPNFFVRAWERIREEVAAGHQAYVVCPRIGGEAGDETDGDESDAPPPEAAESERRAPLAVADIAAELEAGPLAGLRIGVLHGRLAPAEKDEVMTAFNEGSLDVLVATTVVEVGVNVPNASVMVILDADRFGVSQLHQLRGRVGRGSVPGLCLLVTEAFADTPARERLDAVAGTLDGFELSRIDLEQRREGDVLGAAQSGRRSSLRLLSVLKDEELIGRARQAATELVAEDPELAGQPGLRAAVAALQDSDRADYLAMT, via the coding sequence ATGAGCGTCGCGGGAACCGGGGCCGCGGACCCCCTCGGCCTCCCCCTCGCCGGGGTGGTGGGCGACCGCACCGCGAAGGTGCTGGTCAAAGAGCTGAGACTGGCGACCCTCGGGGATCTGCTGCGCTACTACCCGCGGCGCTACTACGAGCGCGGCGAGTTCTCGGATCTGAGCCGGGTTCAGCTGGACGAGGAGATCACGGTCCAGGCCGAGGTGGCCAAGGTCACCAAGCATCCCGGGCCGGGCCGCCGGCCGCCGCGGGTGGAGGTGGAGATCACCGACGGCAGGGGCTCGCTCCAGCTGACCTTCTTCAACTCCTGGGTGGCCGACCGCGAGCTGCGGCCGGGCAAGTCAGGCCTCTTCGCCGGCAAGGTGGGCAGCTTCCGCGGCCGCCCGCAGGTCGTGCAGCCGGAGTACTACCTCTACGACGCGGATGAGGACGAGGGCAAGGCCGCGGAGGAGTTCGCCAAGCCGCGGCCGGTGTATCCGGCCACCGCGAAACTGCCCACCTGGACCATCGAACGCTGCGTGCGGGTCGTGCTCGACTCCCTGCCGCAGCTCGAGGACCCGCTGCCGGCCGCGCTGCGCAAGCAGTTCCGGTTGATGGATCTGCGCACCGCGTTCGAGCGCGTGCACCGGCCCGACGAGGTCGCCGAGACCTTCCCGGCCAAGGAGCGGCTGAAGTGGGACGAGGCCCTGCCGCTGCAGATCGTGCTGGCGAAGCGCCGGCTCGCCTCGCTGGGTGAGACGGCCGCCGCCCGCGAGAGCCGGCCCGGGGGCGTGCTCGAGCGCTTCGACCAGCGGCTTCCGTTCACGCTGACCGCCGGCCAGCAGGCCGTGTGCGCCGAGATCGAGCAGGACCTGGCGCAGACCCACCCGATGCACCGGCTGCTGCAGGGCGAGGTGGGTTCCGGCAAGACGATCGTGGCGCTGCGGGCGATGCTGACGGTCGTGGACGGCGGCGGCCAGGCCGTGCTGCTGGCCCCGACCGAGGTGCTCGCGCAGCAGCACCACCGTTCGATCACGCAGATGCTCGGCTCGATCGCCCGCCCGGGCCAGCTCGACGGCGACCCGGACGGGACGAAGGTCGCGCTGCTGACGGGTTCTCAGGGCGCGAAGGAACGCAAGGCGAACCTGCTCGACGCGGCCGGCGGGGACGCCGGGATCGTGGTCGGCACGCACGCCGTCATCCAGGAGCACGTGCAGTTCCAGGACCTCGGCCTGGTGGTGGTGGACGAGCAGCACCGGTTCGGCGTGGAGCAGCGCGACGCTTTGCGCGCGAAGGGATCCGTGCCGCCGCACCTGCTGGTGATGACCGCGACGCCGATCCCGCGCACCGTGGCCATGACCGTGTTCGGCGACCTGGAGACGTCCGTGCTGGCCGAGCTGCCCGGCGGCCGCTCGCCGATCTCGACGCACGTGGTGCCCGCGCTGGAGAAGCCGAACTTCTTCGTCCGCGCCTGGGAGCGGATCCGGGAGGAGGTCGCCGCCGGGCATCAGGCCTATGTCGTGTGCCCGCGGATCGGCGGCGAGGCCGGCGACGAGACGGACGGGGACGAGAGCGACGCGCCGCCGCCCGAGGCCGCCGAGTCGGAGCGCCGTGCCCCGCTGGCCGTCGCCGACATCGCGGCCGAGCTCGAGGCCGGGCCGCTGGCCGGTCTGCGCATCGGCGTGCTGCACGGCCGGCTCGCGCCCGCGGAGAAGGACGAGGTGATGACGGCGTTCAACGAGGGCTCGCTGGACGTGCTGGTGGCCACGACCGTGGTCGAGGTCGGCGTGAACGTGCCGAACGCGAGCGTCATGGTCATCCTCGACGCCGACCGCTTCGGCGTCTCCCAGCTGCACCAGCTGCGCGGCCGGGTCGGCCGGGGCAGCGTCCCGGGCCTGTGCCTGCTGGTGACGGAGGCGTTCGCGGACACCCCGGCGCGGGAGCGGCTGGACGCGGTGGCGGGCACGCTGGACGGGTTCGAGCTCTCCCGGATCGACCTCGAGCAGCGCCGCGAGGGCGACGTGCTCGGGGCGGCCCAGTCCGGACGGCGCAGCTCCCTGCGACTGCTCTCGGTGCTCAAGGACGAGGAGCTGATCGGCCGGGCCAGGCAGGCCGCGACGGAGCTGGTCGCCGAGGACCCGGAGCTGGCCGGGCAGCCGGGGCTGCGCGCCGCGGTGGCCGCGTTGCAGGACTCTGATCGGGCCGACTACCTGGCCATGACATGA
- the rsmD gene encoding 16S rRNA (guanine(966)-N(2))-methyltransferase RsmD, whose protein sequence is MTRIIAGQARGRQLVVPPGAGTRPTSDRAREGLFSSLDARLHGLGGMRVIDAFAGSGAVGVEALSRGAAAALMIETDPRAAEAIRTNLRTVGVPGGRLLTDRVEQVAAQDCAEAPYEVLFLDPPYALEAKALGELIADFARHGWLAESALVCVERASRDPEFPWPEGFDPLRARKYGEGTLWYGHRREQ, encoded by the coding sequence GTGACCAGGATCATCGCAGGCCAGGCCCGCGGCCGGCAGCTCGTCGTGCCGCCCGGCGCCGGTACCCGTCCGACCTCCGACCGGGCCAGGGAGGGGCTGTTCTCGTCGCTCGACGCGCGTCTGCACGGCCTCGGCGGAATGCGGGTGATCGACGCGTTCGCCGGCTCCGGCGCGGTCGGCGTCGAGGCACTGTCCCGCGGCGCCGCGGCGGCCCTGATGATCGAGACCGACCCGCGCGCCGCCGAGGCGATCCGGACCAACCTGCGCACCGTCGGCGTGCCCGGCGGCCGGCTGCTGACCGACCGGGTCGAGCAGGTGGCCGCGCAGGACTGCGCCGAGGCGCCGTACGAGGTGCTCTTCCTCGACCCGCCCTACGCGCTCGAGGCGAAGGCGCTGGGCGAGCTGATCGCGGACTTCGCCCGGCACGGCTGGCTCGCCGAGAGCGCGCTGGTCTGCGTCGAGCGCGCCAGCCGCGATCCGGAGTTCCCGTGGCCCGAGGGCTTCGATCCGCTCCGGGCCCGGAAGTACGGCGAAGGCACCCTCTGGTACGGTCACCGCCGTGAGCAGTGA
- the coaD gene encoding pantetheine-phosphate adenylyltransferase: MSSDATNPGPSPRRRVVCPGSFDPVTNGHLDIITRMTGLFDEVVVAVGKNAGKNGLFPFEERMRMIREVTGHLPNVTVEMVDGLLVDFCAERGIKAIVKGLRAVGDFDYELQMSQMNHRLAGVETLFVATNPLYSFLSSSLIKEVCALGGDVSGLLPEPVLAQLVERLRK, from the coding sequence GTGAGCAGTGACGCTACGAACCCCGGGCCCTCGCCCCGGCGCCGGGTGGTCTGCCCCGGATCCTTCGACCCGGTGACCAACGGACACCTTGACATCATCACCCGCATGACCGGGCTCTTCGACGAAGTCGTCGTCGCGGTGGGCAAGAACGCGGGCAAGAACGGCCTGTTCCCCTTCGAGGAGCGGATGCGCATGATCCGCGAGGTGACCGGGCACCTGCCCAACGTCACCGTCGAGATGGTCGACGGCCTGCTGGTGGACTTCTGCGCCGAGCGCGGGATCAAGGCGATCGTCAAGGGTCTGCGGGCGGTGGGCGACTTCGACTACGAACTTCAGATGTCGCAGATGAACCACCGGCTGGCCGGCGTCGAGACCCTGTTCGTCGCCACCAACCCGCTCTACAGCTTCCTGTCCTCCTCGCTGATCAAGGAGGTCTGCGCACTCGGCGGCGACGTCTCCGGGCTGCTGCCCGAGCCGGTGCTGGCGCAGCTGGTCGAGCGGCTGCGCAAGTAG